The DNA sequence GGACGCAGGCTTTATCCGCTCCATGATTGAGCAGGGCTACGCCACCGAAAACCAGACCACGACGCACCGCGGAAACCTGGTGTGGAAGGACGGCGCCGCCATCCGGCCACCGGAGGAGATCGAGGCCAAGGATCCGCAGCGGCGCATCCTGTTCCAGACCGCACCCGAGGGAAAAACGGTGAAGAACCGGGTGCACTGGGACGTCCGGCTGGACGGCAGGGACAAGGATGAGGTGCGGCGCGAACTCGAGGCACGCGGGGCTTCCTTCCTCTGGTCTGCTCGGCAGGGACCGCATTCCTGGCACACCATGGCGGACCCCGAGGGCAACGAGTTCTGCATCAGCTAAGCACGATTACTAGACTTGGACGGTGAGCAACCAGATCCCCGCCCCCGTGTCCGATGTCTTCGATCCCACGCGCTGGCGGGTGGTTTCCGGCTTCGAGGACTTCCAGGACATGACCTACCACCGGCAGGTGGAGCGGGATTCCGGGGGCGGCTGGGTGCGTGA is a window from the Arthrobacter sp. NicSoilC5 genome containing:
- a CDS encoding VOC family protein, translated to MGLNIQIVVDCASPHELADWWAETLQWAVEPQDAGFIRSMIEQGYATENQTTTHRGNLVWKDGAAIRPPEEIEAKDPQRRILFQTAPEGKTVKNRVHWDVRLDGRDKDEVRRELEARGASFLWSARQGPHSWHTMADPEGNEFCIS